From the Ictalurus furcatus strain D&B chromosome 19, Billie_1.0, whole genome shotgun sequence genome, one window contains:
- the gnsa gene encoding N-acetylglucosamine-6-sulfatase, whose amino-acid sequence MASVIRLCLHTTSQFTFIWVAVLFSSLAVMAKTSYGPNIVLILTDDLDISIGGMIPLNKTRKLVGDAGITFTNTFVASPLCCPSRATILTGKYPHNHRVINNTLEGNCSSPAWQKSQEPYAFPVLLQKYGYYQTFFAGKYMNEYGNKQAGGVEYVPPGWDYWFALERNSKYYNYTLSVNGKAQRHGENYSEDYLTDVLANISLDFLQYKSNYKPFFMMVSTPAPHSPWTAAPQYEGQFSNIKAPRDPSFNTHSKDKHWLIRQAKNPMANSSVQFLDDAYRKRWRTLLSVDDLVEKVVKKLEVQGKLENTYILFTSDNGYHTGQFSLPMDKRQLYEFDIRVPLLVRGPNIKPNQTSPLLVANIDLGPTILDMAGYNVNKTQMDGMSFLPVMIGKENSTTWRTDFLVEYEGEGHNVSDPACPSLGPGVSECFPDCVCEDAYNNTYACVRTFSQTTNLQYCEFDDNEVFVEVYNLTADPFQLTNIAKSIDQEVLEKMNHRLMMLQSCSGQSCRTPGVYDSRFKFDPQTMFNNLGPHVSRLQQTLK is encoded by the exons ATGGCCTCGGTTATTCGATTATGTCTCCACACAACATCTCAGTTCACTTTTATTTGGGTCGCTGTGCTGTTCAGCAGCCTGGCCGTGATGGCCAAAACCTCCTACGGACCAAACATCGTGTTGATTCTCACTGATGACTTGGACATCTCCATCGGCGGCATG ATTCCcttaaacaaaacaaggaaGTTGGTTGGGGATGCTGGAATAACCTTTACaaacact TTTGTTGCCAGTCCCCTGTGCTGTCCGAGCAGAGCAACCATACTGACTGGCAAATACCCACACAACCACCGTGTGATCAACAACACGCTGGAAGGCAACTGCAGCAGTCCTGCCTGGCAGAAGAGCCAGGAGCCTTATGCTTTCCCAGTCCTACTGCAGAAATATGGCTACTACCAGACCTTCTTCGCTGGGAAGTACATGAACGAG TATGGTAACAAACAGGCTGGAGGAGTGGAGTATGTTCCCCCAGGCTGGGACTACTGGTTTGCACTG GAGAGAAACTCAAAATACTACAACTACACGTTATCAGTAAATGGTAAAGCACAGAGGCATGGAGAGAATTATTCTGAGGACTATCTTACTGATGTTCTG GCCAACATATCACTAGACTTTCTCCAGTACAAGTCTAACTACAAGCCATTTTTCATGATGGTGTCTACGCCAGCTCCTCACTCTCCCTGGACAGCTGCCCCTCAATATGAGGGCCAGTTTTCCAACATCAAAGCCCCAAGAGATCCCAGTTTTAACACCCATAGCAAG GATAAGCACTGGCTAATTCGACAGGCAAAGAATCCAATGGCGAACTCCTCAGTGCAATTCCTTGACGATGCTTACAGAAAAAG GTGGCGTACTCTATTGTCTGTAGACGACCTGGTGGAGAAGGTGGTGAAGAAACTGGAAGTCCAAGGAAAGCTAGAGAACACGTATATCTTATTCACCTCTGACAATGGCTACCATACTG gccaGTTTTCTCTCCCCATGGATAAGCGTCAGCTTTATGAGTTTGACATCAGAGTTCCTCTGCTAGTGCGAGGACCAAACATCAAGCCCAATCAGACCAGTCCA TTACTTGTAGCTAATATAGATTTGGGCCCAACTATCCTGGACATGGCAGGGTATAATGTCAATAAGACCCAGATGGATGGGATGTCCTTTCTGCCTGTTATG ATTGGGAAGGAGaacagcacaacatggaggACTGACTTTCTGGTGGAGTATGAGGGAGAAGGACACAATGTCTCTGATCCAGCTTGTCCTAGCCTGGGCCCAGGAGTCTCG GAGTGTTTTCCTGACTGTGTATGTGAAGATGCATATAACAATACATATGCGTGCGTTCGTACTTTCTCCCAGACTACCAACCTGCAGTACTGCGAGTTTGATGATAATGAG gtgtttgtggaagtgtataaCCTGACAGCAGACCCCTTCCAGCTCACAAACATTGCCAAAAGCATAGATCAGGAAGTTCtggagaaaatgaatcatcGGCTGATGATGCTGCAGTCATGTTCAGGACAGTCCTGCAGGACACCTGGGGTCTACGATTCACG